TAAAATTCATTTAAAGCATGATGAGGCTTACTGTGTCTTTTACTAATGAGTTGAAGGAGCTTCCTGGTTAAAATAAATCCCCACTAACACTGTTCTTTGTGGTTTCGGTGATGGGAGAAAAGTTTCCCTATAAATGGTATTTGCAGGTGTAGAGAGATCTGATTACATTTACTCTTTTGGTGTTCCTATTGCCTTTTCACTTAACCATGTTTCTTCCCAGTGGTCCTCCATCACGAATTCCTTGTCAAGTCACTATTGTCTACCTTAAACCAAAGAGAGTGGAAATCCCATCTTGCCCTTCCTTCCAGGAACAACTAATGAGCTACTCGTGTTGAACCCAGCCTCAGAGTTTTGCCTAAAGGTTTAAAATAGACCAATGATATGAACCAACATATGCAcacgtgcacccacacacatacacacacacacatactcccaaACTCACAGCATGTATCCCAATCCCTACATCTGTACTTACAGAAAAGACTATGCTGCCAGCCCTCTCTGAAATCTGATCCTTCATGCAATTTGAAGGCCTATTTCCATTGAGAGGCATGCTCAGccattcctatttttttcttaaagttgcTAATGTATTCTGAGTATCTCCCTTTCTTCCTGGCCATCCAAACCCTACCTATATTCCTAAAACCTGTTTCAAACTGAGTTTCTGCAGATGCTTTCTCCTAGCCTCCCCACTTCCCTACGCTCCTTTAGCTAGCTTCCCGGAGCCTGGCCCTCCTTGGGGAATGTGAAAGGGGCAATAACAGTGATACCCACTTGGAGCACTGATCTTCCCGTGTCAGAACATCTGAATCAGAAGAGAACAGATGAGTAGAAATGGGAAAGATCTCAGATGAGGTCAATAGGGAGTAATGAAAACATGAGCAGTCCTTTCTCCACAGGAGAGAGCTGGGATCACACCATTGAGTGCCACATACTGCCATCTACCACAAGCATGCAGGCTCTGTCCCTGTCGTGTTTTAGCTCCTAACTCTCTTGctccagtttcttctttttttctttatttatatatatatatatatatataatatatatatatgggtgttcatgtgtgtttaaatgaacatgtgtgtgcaggtgtacatatatgtgtatggtatgcaTGGAGATTCTGGAGAACAGCCTCAGCTGTCATTCCTCAGCCATAGTCTaagttggtttttgagacaatctctcaCTAGCTGGGAACTTGCTAAATAGGTAAGGATAGCTGGTCAGGAAGTCCCAGAGAGCTATCTGTTACattcaccaccatgtctggcttttctgatgtgggttctggggactgaactcaggtcttatgTTTATGAGTCATCATCTAAGCCCCACCTATACTTTCTTACAGCTTCCATCTCCAAAGCAGTAAAGAGCAAATGACCCAGAGGGAGTTCTAtgttaagagaaaagaaaagcaaatcacTGACCGGAAATTGTCATCACAGAGCTGTGTACTAAGTCCCAACAACAGCAGAATGCAAAAGCAAGAAGCCTGGGAGAGGTTTCCATGCAGGAGAGGTGAGGTAGGGGTCAGGAAGAAATTGAAAGATAGTTCTAAGagtgtacattaaaaaaaaaaaaactcataactTTAGGACAATTTAAAGACAAGCCCATAGTATATACCTGCTGGctgattttgagacagagacagggtcACATATaatccaggcaggccttgaactcactagtcAGTCAATGAACTTGAAATTCTGGTCCTTCTgactctacttcccaagtgttggggctACAGTTatccaccaccatgcccagttgttGACCTACTGGGGAATCAACCttagtgcatgctgggtaagcactgtactgagctacagcccagccTGGACCTGTACTCACACTCTCCATATCCTTCAGAAAGCAATAGCTCTAGGTCATGCTTTATATCGCAAGCACTGGATACAAAACCATTTCCTATGCTCAGCCATACCTTTGTCTCTGGTGACACAAGGCTTGTTGCTGTTCCACTGCACCATACTCTTGATTTGGTCCAGTAGTTTGCCCACCTGGCTCTGCTCCTCTTCCACAGCTGCCCGGTAGTTGAAGATTGCGTATCTTCCTTCAAATTTCTGGGTGAGTTGATAGAGATTATCACTTTCCCTTATAAATTCATCTACAGCCTGATCCCTAACATCTTCTTTCCTGGTAAAGAGAATAATTGTGAACTTGGTGAATTTTTCTCCAAAATTACGTTTGATGATGCTGAACACATCGTCATCACTCTTTAAAGAAGAACCCAGGGGTATCACCAGCAGAAAGGCGTGGGGACCTGGAGAAAAGTGCTTCTTGACTTTCGATTCATcaagcttccatgatgagatatCTGGAGAATCAATAATCACAACTTTCTTCCCATTCCAGACCCTGCTGTTGGATGCAAAGGCCGTGGTGACCTGCTGCTTCTCACTGAATTCAGTCTTAAAAACCTGCTTCCCCAGAAGGCTGTTTCCTGCTGCACTTTTCCCAACACCACGCTTCCCCATGACAAGGACCTTCAGCTCTGGCATTTCTATATCACAATCAGGTCCTGTGATCTGAGGCTGCCTCTTCTTTGAACCTATgagacaagaaaaaataaaaatagatccagcATCCCCTCCTGCAGTTGAATACAGTTGTGAACAATTGTAAAAAGCCTCATCCCTCTGATGGAGCAGGACTCTAATCTCAGGCAGAACCCAGCCGTCCAGGGAGGAACCATGGAAAGCAGGAATGAACTAAGAGGAGCACAGGAAGCCCAGGATTTTCCAGGAGAATGACTATGCTAAACTGAGCTTCCACTGGCCCTCATCCTTCAAAGGTATTATAGCATGAGGTCATTGGCTAAGGCAGGGGCTGTGACATTCTGATTATAAAATGTCTTATACTCACACAATAAAATACTCAGTtgttgatttgggttttttttttaatgtgtatgaaacTCAAAATCATGCTGAATGTAAGAAACCAGACATAAAACCTACATTCTATATGATTTTGTTATCTGAAGTTCAGAACAGGACACACTAGTCTATATTCATAGGAGTCTGGAGAGTGGGTGTCTATCAGAGGATGCTGTAAGAACTGCCGTTcttcacagaggagagaacattactTATGTATTAACTTTCTAGTAACATAAAATGTTTGACTATTCATGTTTATTGTTGCATTGCTGATAATAGACTAGCTAGCCTAGAAATCCATCAAcagataaatgaagaaaatgtgatatgGAGTCTAGGGAGATAGTTCCATTTCTGAAGGACTTGACTCACAAGCATGAGGGTTCTAGTTCATTGCCCAAAGcccatgaaaaaattaaaaatttaagtatggtggtacacaattgtaatcccagcactgtggaggcaaaACCAGGTAGACACCTAGGGTGCTTTGGCCAGATAATCTAGTCTAcaggtgagttccagaccaggaagagatcctgtctcaataaaaacttGTATGGTGCTTAAGGTGATATACAAGATTGTCCTCTGGTCtgcacatttacacatatacacaaacatgttcacatgtacatacacatacttggatgcatacatataaaaataagaacactcacaaatgtgatatatatgtatgtgtatataatgactataatatatacatgtatatgtatagatgtgtatattgtttacacacatgtgtagttatatacatatatactcacatatatgtgtaggtacatatatgtatacatgcatagatacagatacacatacatatagttacatgtatatgtaatattACATGTGTAAAATATTACAGATACatatgacatatgtatatatatatatgcattaaagTCTAATTTggctgtaaataaaaataaaattatgtctggatagaactaaaaaataatGAGTTCTTACTATGTCCTTCTGGACAATTTGTTCCCTCTGTCTCTCATGGTGCACCTCAGCCCCATCTGTTCTACTCCTGCCATGCACCCAACGGACTGCACCACACTACGGAGACCTCTGCTGATCTGTGATCATTGCTCTAAGATCTCCCAAGAAATGGTAAAAACTCAGATATGCATCAAGTAATGACTGGAAAATGACAGTgtggcacacatgcacaacatTGGCATGGTGTTCTGGTGGAAGCAGGGAGCTGGGAAGGGGAATGACAGCAGGGTCCCCTGTGAAGACAGGTGTGACAGGTCAAAGGGAAGTAAATAAGAGCAGAGAGGTTTAAGTTTGGAAGGGATGAGTACATTGAGGAGATGAGGGAATGCAAAGAGGATTAGCCAAAGCAAAAGGGCTGTGGAAAACCTTACAGAAACCTACTGTCTTACAAACTCctcccaagaaaacacaaaaggaaaaaccTATTATTTTCCACTTGTTATTTCTTTGAAAGGAGGGCTCCTTCAGTACAGGAGCGTCCACATAAatagaagcaggcacttggaaagAAGACGGAGACCTGGAGATGTTGTCTCTTCCTCAGCCGATCATCAGTGTCACATGATAGATTCCAGCGCATCGAGACCATGGCCATATGCAGCATGTCTGATGCAAACCAAGTTGAGACTCCCAAAACATCCTCTACTGACTGACCTTATATCctgaggccaaaaaaaaaaaatcataaagttcCTAGCCTTCGAATACCCCCTGCTTACTAGCACCCAATCCGAAATGAGCCTGATCTCCTCAGAGCCACCTAATGTTCCACCGAGAATCCTCTCCTGCCCCCTGACCTGAGGTGCGGTCACTGTCTTAGGTCAGTTAGACTGGTTTTGCTTAGTCACATGCTTGTTCCTGAGGGTCTGTACTACAGGGCATTGGCTGAATTTTGAATCCCAAGGCCTGTAAAAATCAGTACATTGATAAAAACACCTTCATTCTATAATTGTTATAAAAAAGAATGCTTTCCCTGGCTACTAACGTGCCTGCCAAGATACTACAAACtgtacacataatacacatatcatttaaaatactttggGGACTGAAGTGCATGTATGTTATTTCTTAGCACATGGTGTTAGTTACAATTGTTGTTATTACTACTAAATGtcataagttatttttttttattatcttgttGTACTTTAAGAGGAAAGGACCTTGTCTGTTCGATTCACTGTGAGAGTTTCAGTTCTTACACAAGGCTGACCCAGAAATAAGCTAAAATGTATCTGTGACTTCATAGGCTGGCATGTCCTCACTATAGACATTCTAGTTACTATTGCATAGTGACCCATGTTGCTACACAGGACACATAACTAACGGAAGTCAGTACGAAGATGCTATGAGCTAGTGCCATCCATGAGGAGTGTTTTTCCTTGTCAGGAAGTAGATATGTCTGGTTTCTTTGtcgactcagttgtgtcatgtgatgtttttctagaaactatcttatgagaggatgtttttcctGATGCATacatgtgagaggatgttttgctaagaacagacacATGTGTTTTTCTGGAGGCAACCTGGGAAAAAGGGTATGTGATGTTATGCTAGAGGGGAcgcttgagagaacatgtgatgtttggaaaggatataaatataacccagtAGACAGTGGACAATGCCGTATAGTATTGGTGTGCCTTGCTGTTCTTTACTGGTCATCGTTGGGCTTTGCTGACACTGGTACTTGCTGATGATGCTGGGTGGTATTGGTATGCCTGACCATTCTTTGTTGGgctttcatagagagaaatgcaccaaaaaccttctggtgggctcttgctgcttcctcagatTCTAGCCTATTGGCAGAGCCTCGCTGTTTCTTCTGAATTGACCTGCctttgctgattcatgaatggtgtttgtgagtcctaccattgctgatttgtgaatggtgtttgtgagatCTGCCATTGCTGATCCCTGTTGGTGTCTTGCTAGAGGACCCGACTGCTAATATCCTCACAACGAAGATTGGActcgcccccaaagaactatttctaaacaggtttaCTTGCCCTgtgtcctaataacttttcttttccactacctctggtgggtggtgggctagaggggaggttgaaTGTTTATTAAAGCAGTTGGAAAAATTTATGCTTATGAGGTCCCCGTCAGGAATACTAGACTCATGtccaggaagaagaaactgagttAGGCAGAAAGCCAGGAAAAACAAGGCTGGCTCCATGGAACAACAGAGGAGACCAGGGACACTTGCAGTGTGCAGCACCTTGACTACTGACTACTACTGCTGTACTCAGTCACACATATCAGGAGTCCTCTGGGAACAGGTATGGACACCCACAGAGAATGGGTCTCCATGCatattttgtttcttgtgtgttagtttttctacttttctttggaTAGGCAAAGCATTAGAAGAATGCAGACATGAATCTAAATGTTTAGGTGATCAACTTACCACATAGACTGTCTTCTTCAAATATCACTCCATTGCCACAACCCTAGAAAATAAAGGGGaagatgacacacacacacacacacatacacacgcctAAAGGAGGTCATCGTTTCACACAGTGACAGATGGAGACACAATTGGAGATCTGCTGATTAGGGAACGGTCGCAGTAAAGTCACCGTCCTTGATTTCCTTCGTGCACCTGTCCAATTTTCAACCTCACTGACGCTGTTGGGCAGGTTCCCAGAGATGGAGGTGTTTCCAGCACCCCATCATTCCCTTGCTGCTCCCCAGGATGGGGACGGAGGCTCTGACATGAAGTTAAATTGAGAATACCTCGCCAGGTACGGAAGATCAAACACATAACTAACATGAAAACAATACCTTTCAGTCTTGAAAATGAACTGTTCCTAGAAACTTCCTAGGCTCCATGGTATAAGTGTAAATGCTCATACCAACCAGAAGAAGCAGCTCTGCTTCCCTGCCTCTTCTCACCTAACATCTTTAATGCATTtgattctctttccctccctttcccctcccttcctctcccttctctctctccctctctctcgtgTTTCAATATAAATATGCTatgcataatataaaattaataatcttCCATATCTAACTCACATCCTCTCAGTGATGGGTCTTTGGGTTATTTCTGgtttttctatttcaaaatacGCTGTGGTAATCATGCAAGATAGTCTATTGATTTAGGGTTATCTTCCTCCCACCAGTCCTACCTGAACTCCACTGCTTTCCATTTTTAAGGGCTCAAAATATGGCCCAGGGTGTTCCATCATCAAAAGCTCAATTGCATCAAGAAGCTTGAACACCTGCATTTTCCGTTGCTTCTCGCCTGCCTTGTTGTTGAAAGTACAGCATCGTTGACTTCCAATGTTGTTAATCAATTCCTTCAGAGACGTCATGCTTTCGATGTAGTTCTGCAACGAGTCTTTACCCAGCTCGTCTTCCCGAGTGAAGACCACAATCATGTGTCTGTATGCTTTAGGGCCAAACTCACCCTGGATGCCCTCGATGGTCTTCCTGTCCTCCTCTGTATAGTGGCCAATGGCAATGACCAGGATCAGCACATGGGAACCATCATCTAAGTGCTCTAAGCACTGCTGCAGGTTCTGCTGCCTAACCTCTGGACAGTTCAGTGAGGAGAAAAGATCCGGGGTATCAATGACATTGGCCTGCTTCCCTCTTACCAACACACTCTTACTCTGGCACCTTTTGGTTACCATACAATCACTGAACTTGGACTCGAACTCGACTTTGCCCAGAATGGTGTTTCCTGTGGCGCTTTTCCCTGCGCCCTGTTTCCCCAGCAGGAGGAGCTGCAGTGTGGGTGTTCCCTGGCTCTGCTTGAAATTGTCCTGACTCCGGCTGGCACTGTTGAGACAAGAGCAACACGTGAAGGCTCCATCCATGGCAAGAGGAGGGAGGACAAGAGGAAAGTTGCCCTCCTGGTTCCTGAGAATTTAGACTACTCGGTTGGGAGGCAGCTCAGCTGTAAGGTCTTGCTTCACAAATGTAAGGCTCCCGAGCTCAAAGTAGCAGGTGTTTGTAATCACGgagcaacagagacaggcagtcACCCTGATGTCAGTAGCCAGCTAGTCTAGCTTACAGTAGGGATTGAACCAAGGGCTTCGTGCTTTCTAGGCAAGCTAAGCCTCATCTCCAGTCCATGTGGGGCTGATTGTGGTCCTGATTATAAAACTTGGTATTTACTCTACAAGGCTCAGTGTACTCAGAAAATTTTAAGGAAGAACACAAACTCTCCATAAGCTAATCTCAGAAGTGGTCAGTGCTCTAAGAGTGTGCTTGCCTCATATAAAAGCTGGGACAATATGTTAAGACATTAGAAGTTATTGGGATGAAATGGGCATAGTCTATATGTAATTCAAACTCAAATTTGAGGTCTAGGGGTAGAGTTTTATGATTTTAATGCATCCCCAAAAGTTGAAAACTTCATCCAACAGTCAGCCGTGTTGGGAGATGCGACCTAAGGGATGATAAGGGCATGAAGCCTCTGTCGGCACAGCACTTACAGGAGATCCGTATCATGCAATAGGAATGTATTACAGAGTATGAGGAAAGTGacccagtagttaagagcacttgctgctcatgtagagggcctgggttcagttcccaacacccacatggtcaTTCACAACCATGTGCAACCCCAGTTCTAGAGCTTCTAGTTCCCTCTTTGGcatctgcaggcactgcatgcatgtgttgcatgcacattttttaaataaataaatctttttaagtgAGTCTGTACCTCTCCCGCTGCCTCTTATGTACCcacatttcccttctttttctcatcATAGTAAAACAATATGAAGGCCTTTGCCTGGTCTGGAACCCTTGATCTTAAATTTCCCAGCCTCAGATATTTGATGACATGAGTAAGTAATGCACTAAGACAATCTACTGGGCCATCAAGTAGATGGACAGCTGGCACTCCATCCCCGTGGAAATGTTAATTAGTGACTAGAAGTGGTGAAAAGGATGGTCTGGCTTCATGCCCTCACTACAGTCACACCACCTTCTCACTCCAGGCCAAAATTTGTGACCTCAGGGTGAGTCCTCCACAACCAGTTGACAGAGCAAAAGAAGACCTGTTTTGGCAGATGGTTGTGTACAACATGTGGGCACCACCAACAGAGGACAGCTACCTCACTGTGGCCCAGTCTTGGGCATCTCTTGAGGACATGTTGGAAGACTATTCTCCCCATAGGCAGAACGTTGAGCCGTGCACCTTGTTCAATTACACTAAAAGAAGAAGTGGTAAGATCTGCAGCTATTACCAACCCACAGGCTCCAGCCAACAATTTGGCTGGATGGTACGGATTTGGAAACAACACTGCTGGGAAATCAGTGCTAAGTTGGTGTGGAAGAGGTGTGTGGAAGGACCACAGGGAAGACAACCAGGAGGACTTCTGAACGCTCATGAAAAACTGACCTCAGCAAAGGAAGAGTGTGATCCTAAAGTTGATGGGATGACCCATTCTGTTGGTGCCAGTCTGCCTCTTCCCCAGTCACCCGATCATCAGTCAATAGGCTCATCACAGTAGCCACAGTAACAGGGATAGAGACTATACACATGGGCCTGGTAATATCAAAGTATACAGTGCCATCTCTCCATAGCCAAGATTCATGGGTAGAAATCAAGTGGGAATGACACCACTTGATATCAGCAACATCTTTGCTTCCAGTCCCCAAGACCTTATACTCTGTTAGCACAGAGGTCTTGGTTACAGAGAGCAGAATGTTTCCACCAGAAGACGGTCATCACCTATACTGGCAGTTAAGTATGTAAGTCTGTAAGTCCCTCTCCGTCTTCCCCGATACCACCCAAGGGTACTATGAGTTCAACCATTGGAAGGAGCTTCTGTGATACAGGGATTCATCCTACGTCGAGGTGCAAGTggtcacagagaaaagagagcgGAGAGGTCCCCAGAGCCCAGTAGGAGAAGAAATTTAGTCCTAGGCAGTGAGTCAGtcagcataaaaaataaaaagcaaataaattaattaaaaattttaaaaaaggagttaACAGGTAAGGACCCATTTGGATTAAATGTACACAAACTCAAGATTTCCTTCAATACATGACTAACTAGATCTTTCTGtgaaaagatggaaaaatatcAGAAGAAAGAGTACAGGACATAGACTCTGCCATCTGCTTCTCCAGGAGACCAACAGTCCCAATAACACCCGATGACTTCCTTCTGGGAGTCCAATCCCTGAGACACTCCCTGATGGATCTTAAACGTCCCCATCTGCCACACTTCTGTCCTCTTACTTCCCATTAGGTGGGAAGCCCTCCCCCACAGACCTCCTGGCAGGCAGCTGTTCCTCATTCTTTCTTAGGAAGAGTACTGTACATCTCACTGGATCTGGTTGGAGTGGCATGATTCCAGCCAGGGGAAAACCTTTCTAGGGCTCTTGAAATCCAACCCAAAACAGGGCAGACTGCCTTCCATGGTCTAAACTCATCACCCCCCTAAGctacaataacacacacacacacacacacacacacacacacacacacacacacctgaaacatACCTTGGTCTTTCCCCCTGTCCTATTGATGTTTCACAGCTTCCatgctctgcctggcttcctgCAGCTGCTCCATGATGGGATGAAGTTGCCATCTCTACCCTCAGGTCAGTGGAAGTAAATTCTAAAGAGGACCGGGAGCCACACAAGAAGAATTAAAGGTTTACCAGGCCACCCCAGTCTCCCTAGCAGAAGGATTTCCAAATGCTTCCACGGAGAGAGAGGTTTCTAGAAGCATGTCTTACATCAGTAGAGCCTGAGAAGGAGTTCAGAACACACAGGATGAACACGGAAGGGGCTTAGGGAGGGGCCGGTGTGAACACACAGGCGCAGGTTTTCTGGAGATGCCCTTGGGGGCCACCATGTGGCAGAAGGCAGTGGGAACGTAGCCATTCACACTGATGCAGACAGAAGATGGTAACAGGTAACAGAAAGGCCAGCTTGGGTCTTGCCCTAGTAAGCTTCAGCTATGACCGTGACACAgatctagagtcatctgggaagagaaaagcaCAACTGAATGATTGCCCATAACAGAcgggcctgtggccatgtctaggaggcattttcttaattgctgatgTATATTAGAGTTCATCATGGTGGCCTGTGTCATCCCTCGGCAGGTGACCTAAGCTGTGTCAGAAAGGTGGCTGAGCAAGCCTGGGGGAaaagtaagcagcattcctcacGGTCTCATCTTCAGTGCCCGTCTCCAGGTTTGAGCtcttgccctggcttctctcCTACAGATTATAATTTGCAGGCTGAAATCAACCTTTTCcttctcaacttgcttttggtcttgATGTTTATCgcagcaaaagaaaagcaaactagaacaggtCTATTCTTTTGTGAATACCAAAATCAGAAAGTTTGGATGAAGCCAGTTTGGGAGTAAAACCCAGCAGACTTTTCTCTCGGCTCGTCCCCACCACCTCCTCACTCAGCCTGGACTGCTCACGAGATGTAGGTTAAACTACAAAGAAATCATTTGCTTTCTCCCAGAGTAAAGTGCCCCCTCACAGACAAGTAAAAGCTTTCCCTCAGCTaccaaaacacagaaatgtttgaaCCTGAGTGTTTTCAAGTGACTCACAGAACTCACTGTGTCCCAGCAACCCAATCTGATCTGTACTTCCTAAGAAAGGGGCACACTGAGAACAACGTGGTTTCCTTGTTAGAAATCTAAAGTGAACCATGCTTATTCTATAAGGATCCTGAAGGATTTGGGGGACAGACTCATACATTGGCAAAGAAAAATGCCCTATCCCCCAGCCCACATCCACTCACCTCACCTTAATAAAGAAAGTCCACTCTAAGAACAGTCCCCACCTCCCCTGGGCACCAGGTCAATGCATAGGAAACCATCTCATTAAAATGTTGAGGTGAAAACTGCAGACTAGCACATGCGGATGCCTGTGAGGACTGAGCTAAGGGCTAGCAAGCTCCTGCTGCTCCAGAAATGAGAAACCATagacttggggtgggggtgggggtgggggtgggggtgggggtgggggtagggatgggggtAGGGCAGGGATCTTGAGTGAAATAAGCTTTGGAGGAGcgcttaaagtaaaaataaagcttcACACAACTTCTCTGTGATTTAGCAGGTGGACGATTTGCAGAGCTGGTCTTTGTGCAGAATATCTTTCCACAGAGTTGATTTGGTTCTGAGTCTTTTCTAGTTTGGCTCTAAGGAAGGATGGGATCTCCTGCCCTCTAGTGGCCATGTGTAATGACGCATGGTGCAAACGAGAGCCTGCAAGGTCCCTGCTGACTCTCAGCTCTCAGTAGGAACAGGACAAAGAGGGACTATAAACTAACAGAAATTGCATAGGAAGAACGATGCGGTCATGCGAGGAAGACTCTATGATGACCACGAACTGTGTGAGACATGGAGGCTAATCTTTGAGTCacgcactttaatcccagcacttgggaggcagaggcaggtctttgtgaggtccaggccagccagagcgaCATAGTGAAACTCTAGctccaaaaacacaaacaaaaaagaagaagcattTGCAAGGATCCCACAGTCTCAGGTCAGGAGGCTCCAAGCCTGCCACAGTGAAACTACCTATGGGATGTGAGCACAGTGCTATGTGGGCCAGCCCTGGGAGCAAGGGAGAGTGTGCTGTACACCCTGTGAGGTGCAAAAATAACCTGCACTCTAGTGTTTGTGGTGGTTGTTGGGACAGCAAATCTCTAGCTGGGGTAGCTCTCTTGTGAAATCCAAGGGTAGACAGGCTGCAATTCCAGGCCGCCATTGCATATTAATGTCCGTGCTAAGGAGTCCCTTTTCAGCTCCTTGTGGAAAACCCCACTTCCCTTCTGCAGCTGACAGACACTAGCTGAGGCTACATTTGGAGGAACCTatgagcaaggagaggaggataGCCCACTGTAATCTGGAAGGGTAAGAAGCTACCTTTCGCTCTGGGGTTTTGTTTGCATTCGGTGTGTGGCATGAAGACACCCAGGGAAAGTTCTGGCGTGCTGTGAAGAgcctcttttctccccctcccggTCCTGTCCTGGCACTCAGTGCTGCTTTTGAGAACGGACAGGAGCAGAACATGTGTCTATGATGTTTGCCTTGCCAGTTTTCATCCTGCCAGGCTTTCTTATGCTGAGGACCTACCAGAAGTAAGGTTTTACTTTCTTCAGAGTGGTGAATCCTCCTTTCTCTCACACCTGATTTACGGCAAGTTTGGGTTCATGA
The DNA window shown above is from Arvicanthis niloticus isolate mArvNil1 chromosome 15, mArvNil1.pat.X, whole genome shotgun sequence and carries:
- the Gimap8 gene encoding GTPase IMAP family member 8, translated to MATSSHHGAAAGSQAEHGSCETSIGQGERPSASRSQDNFKQSQGTPTLQLLLLGKQGAGKSATGNTILGKVEFESKFSDCMVTKRCQSKSVLVRGKQANVIDTPDLFSSLNCPEVRQQNLQQCLEHLDDGSHVLILVIAIGHYTEEDRKTIEGIQGEFGPKAYRHMIVVFTREDELGKDSLQNYIESMTSLKELINNIGSQRCCTFNNKAGEKQRKMQVFKLLDAIELLMMEHPGPYFEPLKMESSGVQGCGNGVIFEEDSLCGSKKRQPQITGPDCDIEMPELKVLVMGKRGVGKSAAGNSLLGKQVFKTEFSEKQQVTTAFASNSRVWNGKKVVIIDSPDISSWKLDESKVKKHFSPGPHAFLLVIPLGSSLKSDDDVFSIIKRNFGEKFTKFTIILFTRKEDVRDQAVDEFIRESDNLYQLTQKFEGRYAIFNYRAAVEEEQSQVGKLLDQIKSMVQWNSNKPCVTRDKELLNIILLGTSGAGKSATGNTILGRPAFFSQLRAQPVTSRSQSGKRTLDWQDIVVVDTPSFFQMPGTEKDPSRLKEELQRCLFLCEEGMRIFVLVLQLGRFTQEDETVVEQLEASFEENIMENMIVLFTRKEDLGDGDLQDYTNNTKNKALKRLLKKCKGRVCAFNNKEIGEGQKNQVQDLLTIANELKKNHDEYSNSWVNQLKSKMGQIMAFK